From Rhopalosiphum padi isolate XX-2018 chromosome 2, ASM2088224v1, whole genome shotgun sequence:
CTTTTggtggtaaatagtaaaataaaacaaaaaatttcagatcttgccataatatcggaaaaacaaaaaacgtaAATAATGTCAACCCGGAGGACGATTGGCAGCATCATTAAGAAGCTCATCggaataacaacaataaatgtCGCAAGGCTGTGTttgattaatactataattttttgaacagtagtacagtatattatgaatatttacttaaattttatttaatttttatggtttttttttcagataatatactgtactacggttttaggtgttctttttattttaataatacgttgataaattaccaattttttcttatcacaaagctagttcgtctttgtgtatgtttaaatttatatttttttatagttattgtgctgtttaactttcttataaaagagagtgaggaattaaaaaggtggccaccgaacagaaagttaaactgcaatatactataatctttttagttcgtgtttacatttttaactgataaattatgaatataaaattacaaattaatttaaattcaaaaataaaagaacaccaacatagatttcttaaacattaaaattttactataaatttaaattatatttaatcagcacattagttgaagttttataggaaccgaacatttggctggatcatggactacccaccgacggagaatttgtcattgagctgaaggaaaatgtgtcagcactcggcttcgtttcaacccggaggaagattggcagcatcaataagaagctcatcttaatgtcaactgtccaaagtatttgtttgtattatattataatttttagaatcgtagtaggtacagtatactatatataaatatataatatttattagtgaagaagaatttgtcacaaagctgatgggaaatgtgtcagcactcggcttcgtttcaacccggaggaagattggcagcatcaataagaagctcatcttaatgtcaactgtccaaagtatttgtttgtattatattataatttttagaatcttagtaggtacagtatactatacataaacatataatatttattagtgaagaagaatttgtcacaaagctgatgggaaatatgtcagcactcggcttcgtttcaacccggaggaagattggcagcagcaaaaagaaattcaactgataatcaactgtccaaaggatttgtttgtattatattataacttttagaatcgtagtaggtacagtatactatatataattatttaatatttattagtgaagaagaattcgtcacaaagctgatgggaaatgtgtcagcactcggcttcgtttcaacccggaggaagattggcagcatcaataagaagctcatcttaatttagttgtcccccctttacgcattagcgctcatctctcatccactcatccaacacattcactatcgccggccggcaacacacatatattatacacattaaccgttttatattatataatagtattattaatatccacataatttaagttattgtatattttttttttattatttgaatgcattcatatgatcagtggcgtatttaggaattttaggataagggcaacacatattttgccgcctcccccccccattaaaaaaaattaaaaaacttctacgccgcgcaatgatcaaactgttaataccatagaataccatgttatataaatactatagtattttatacgtcTATGGCACAtatttgttgtgaaaaatattaatgattgacgtcactgcgccagtactcataaagtacgaaataaaaatttgccgtTCTGAACAACTGGACCCAAAGCCCCTACCTAAATACTCCCCTGCATATGATGCGTTctcgcttacgatgtggattaggcctactggggagaccacaataaaaaaaacgcgcctcatgtaatacctcataaagttattaaacaatacggactatgttattgtacgtcgtttaataataaaggtggtgtggaaaattacctcacactgttattcttatcttatagttaccttgcatacatttttttttaataaataccaattaaataattatttatatcaagaaacgagaaatattattaatatttccttaggttaagttgtatatttttttttattatttgaatgcattcatatAGTCAGTGgtgtatttaggaattttaggataagggcaacacatattttgccgcctcccccaataaaaaaatactaaaaaatttctACGCCGCTTTAATGGTgaaactgttaataccatagaacaccatgttatataaatactatagtattctaacctctatggcacacattagttgtgaaaaatattaatgattgacgtcTCTAACTTGCCACTCTGGTCAACGGGACCCAAAGCCCCTAGCTAAATTCTCCACTGCATATAATGCGTTctcgcttacgatgtggattaggcctactggggacaccacaataaaaaattgCGACTCGTttaatacctcataaagttattaaacaatacagaCGGGCATCGcccatttgcgccaaaaaacattaattcgtTTTGGGTATAGCCCATTTGCGCCAAATTCAcctggtataattataataaaataatatttttttttctcaattaataaacaacagttagaattttatttaactcatagtcaattttaataataataatcaataatatttataatataatattttataattttctattgcttttaaagtagtttttaatctttttttagcttatgaatttttttggggttagatatatttttaatactactattgacagacttataaaaataactttattatacgttacagaAACGACGTCTTTTAAATATACGaattaaccaattatttaatgtaaaatgtttaaacaagtAAATTTGGCGTAAATGGGCGGTCGAAAAAAacataccttttttttattttggcgcaaatgggctatacccaaaatgaattaaatttttttggcgcaaatgggTAACTCCCATACGgacaatgttattattgtacgtcgtttaataataaaggtggtgtggagaattacctaacactgttattcttatcttatagttaccttgcatacatttttttttattgaatactaattaaataattatttataccaggAAACGAgaaatatatacgttttataaagtactacaataaaatagttatgaaaaaaaatattctttgacttGTTTTAAAAAGACTCATCATATGCTATCGGTTTgtcaatattgaatttataggtaattttattttaaaatttggtttttacgAATTAAATGTTAAGTACTTAAATAAATCTCACAACAGTTTGGTCAATAAAAAAGGTCTTTTAATAATGATGTCTTATGATGTTGTAGGagcataatataaaagtttaatagcATAGATGTCAActaatcttattataatatttaatactgttatggtatattgtattttgtgtatgcattatgttatatttaatttacttattatggtattactttacctatatattattctgtactTGTGCAGTTGAGCCAATTGGCAATTTTGgcgtttatttcaataaataaaataatacaattttgttgaaACTGGAATATCTACTTAACTAttgtctatagatattatttcaCGGAATAAGGtttgcatattaataattatcagacctataagtattttgaaacatttcgggtctttttatattattttactgacttaaggtatttacaattttttattaaaattactaaatatctatattaataaaatgtaatgtttgtATATAAACAATTGTCCGTTGattgtttatatacaatatacaaacaatcataaaaatacttataggaatctcattttttttaattaaaaaaaataataattcaacgaaTTACGAAGAAATTGATATTGAAATGcatgtttataaatacaattactcATGACATACattgaaacatatttataaatatttatgatttaggtacctataacgtcaattatatttaaatgaacaaCGAATGCCCCCTCCCccatactataaaaaatataatacaaaataattaataagtcatagacatagtattatatttatacttaacgtTATGTCGTCGttataaaagttttgaaattcGTAAGCACGCGTTGCtggtatctatataatttataatattataataacgtcaaACTTGAGACACTTGACATTTAGTCGTTAAGAGTTCAAACGTTAAAAGGGTTAGGTTTAGgtaaatgtcaaatattataataatataatataatgcacctATACTCTATAGGTAAAAAGCACATAATGAACTGGACGATGTGGATAATACCTATGTgtgtaaatgttaaaattaacaaaaccaTTCAAAACCAAATTCTGCTGTTCGTCGTTTGCCAGTGTTACTATATTGTAATGCGCACACGCACGCACGACAGTTCAGCATACGAAATAcgaattaactattaagtatacctacctattctgtaataactgtataagtatattgtagGTGCGGTGCGTTGAACTTATTACTGGACGGTTAATGCGATGATCAATAAATCACGGTTAATAGCAACGCGACACGAATCCAGcacattattcattttattaaaaagtaaaaatataattttggaataaaaatatttgttgtttgtaTCAGCCAATAAAAAtagtcaatattatacataactacCTACCAGTTTCTACACGGCAGTACGGCACATCGGcaatacatatactataacaGAGTAAGTCGATTTATTGgacatatagtatataggtaccacgatttaagataaatagatacttatatagccatataggtatttattttaaattgcgactagtatttaataatatattatgtatttatgtaactaTCCATCTAAACTATCTAAAAGGATCTTTTctataaatcttaaaatgtacctattccAAATTCTGTGCTACCGGGCTCTTGGACTCCTGAATTTGGTAATTTAGAacatttagtaggtatatttatattattattatttacttatttaatttatattttttttagtatgctatatttataatttataaaccataaagtataaactataatgacTAGGTGgtgggtaggtatataaatataataatatataggtttatgATTTGGACAAATAACCaactttatacttatatataatttcaaacgcacataacaataaattaataatataacataatgcttaaataatataaatattatattaatatacccaAACTAAAAAATTCTACGGTTCTGGTGTAGTAATATACATTGGATATTAACAGTAGTAGTAGTACCTGTAGTGTAGTAGTTGTACCACAGAATAATCTGTGGCGGTAGtagataaattattgataaattaataaatgataacaatTGAAGACCTACGTCCCATACGgcataaaataagataaaaaaaaatacagtttacttaaaaatttacaGCACGACAAATGACACAGTTTTACACAATTTAACGTCTTGTACACATTAAttgttcaatttaattatttaattatttctacgaAATTAGAATTAATTCGTACAAATGATTTAAATCAACTACCTATCTTTTATTTGTTTCTAGccaagtacaataaattaatgtattaatttcttttaataccATTATGGATATTTCACTTGAAAGCATTTCAGCATTAAGACAGTCATTCGAAGATAAACTCAATGAACAAAATGGTAAAtttactcaatattattttaagtatacaatagtatattagatattttaattcctATGATATTTCACATAATTCAGTTCGGtcacatttgaaaatttgaaaattttattattaaatccaactaattataattattgtttatatattcagtatatcacccttatttttaaatttaaacataatgatAAACATTCTGTTATTTTTGTACTTTACAGAAGTGTTTCATCCTATGGATCTtgccaaaataaataattcagatTCATGGCTTAAACGGTTTTTAATTCATACTGAAGGTAATCAAGAAGAGGCTCTATCCATGTTATGGAATGTTTGCGAATGGAGAAAATCATTTGGTGTTaatggtaatataattaaatataccaaaAGATTATAATGTTCCATATTTTCATAActgtttttattctttatttgaattttagaaATGAGTGAATCAAACGGTACAGTAAGAATTGATTACTTAGAGGAGGGAATCATGTTTCCTCATGGTGTAGATAAAGATGGTAAACTTATGTTCATTATTCGATGCAAATTGCATTTTAAAGCTTCTAAAGATTCCGAGGAATGTAAAAAGTGTGCTGTATACTGGTTTGAAAGAATGGaaaggtaatttattattaaattattttaactataatatattatatttgtgatattataattaataggttaACTAATGGTgatcaaattacaatattttttgatatgatGGGTTCTGGTTTAAGTAATCTTGATATGGAATTTacaaattacttaataaatttacttaaaatgtattatccagcctttttaaattatattataatttatgaaatgccATGGGTTTTAAATGgtaagtttttgttatttacattttttattttctatctaaataatttagttttacaaAATTGATCTTATTTAGCggcttttaaaataatcaaaacatgGTTACCAGCCAAAgctgtgaaaaaaattaaattcctaAGTAAACATAACTTAAATGAATATGTATCAAAAGAATCAATAATGGTCAGTTGGGGTGGTGAAGacaattataagtttaattttgagTCAGAAACTAAAAGAGTTGAAGAAACCAAGAAAAAGGTTTAACATTTATTgatcaaatattattctaaaactaTTGAAGTTTTAGGGCTTCAATTAAATGAGAATGAAATTTTAACTATGTTTTACaaaacaatcaatattttaatttttaggttcaTTTTGCAGAAACAATGGAAGTAAAAAATGGCTCAGGAGACATTCGAGATATAGTATGTATGCCAAAAGgtaaatatttgtagttatttgttttaataaaaagcattttttattatataattgttatgttatagaacttaaactaaaaattaatcctAGTGAAGTACTTACATTCAATAAGGATAATAGCAATGGCTATAATGAACTAATGGCAACACTcacatttataaatgattataaagaTCCAATTGCATTCAAAGTAAGTCAAATgttagtttttaagtatttacaaatattaggattttatatgtttacattttattacattttttagataaaaactaCTTGTCTTGTTAAGTATAAAGTTCGTCCAAGTACAGGTACACTCACACCTCAAGAAAGTATAAAAGTCACTTTTGTACTGAATGGAATGTCAATAAAACAAACCGATGTGATGAGAGATAAATTTTTAGTCCTAGTAATTCCTGTTGTAGAGACTAAAGATATAGCAGAAATGTGgaaggtatttttaatttatacttattaataaaaatataaatttaaaatatttttaattttattttctaagtataaaattgatattaaaatctGCGTTACAAGAGATGGCAATTTTTCCGTTCACCATGTAATAACATTTCCACTATCACAGCTGATGTTGCCGTGAGATTGATGCTAGGTGATGCTTGGTGTACGACATGTTTTGGTTACCTCCGGATTGCTGTCTCTTGTGGTGCAGAGCATATTAaaggaataaattaatatgtataacagtTCAAACAAATactgaaacatattatatttatagattttctgAATTTGTATGATGgataaagttaaaactatatgaaaaattatttatttattttattttatctattagaTACAATGGGAAACTAAGgaacaacatattttaaaatgtaaaatttctaatgaaaatgAAACAGTAAATACTTGGAATTCTTATgatcaaaatcat
This genomic window contains:
- the LOC132922608 gene encoding motile sperm domain-containing protein 2-like, which produces MDISLESISALRQSFEDKLNEQNEVFHPMDLAKINNSDSWLKRFLIHTEGNQEEALSMLWNVCEWRKSFGVNEMSESNGTVRIDYLEEGIMFPHGVDKDGKLMFIIRCKLHFKASKDSEECKKCAVYWFERMERLTNGDQITIFFDMMGSGLSNLDMEFTNYLINLLKMYYPAFLNYIIIYEMPWVLNAAFKIIKTWLPAKAVKKIKFLSKHNLNEYVSKESIMVSWGGEDNYKFNFESETKRVEETKKKVHFAETMEVKNGSGDIRDIVCMPKELKLKINPSEVLTFNKDNSNGYNELMATLTFINDYKDPIAFKIKTTCLVKYKVRPSTGTLTPQESIKVTFVLNGMSIKQTDVMRDKFLVLVIPVVETKDIAEMWKIQWETKEQHILKCKISNENETVNTWNSYDQNHNNDLEQKVDKLMKVVTTLEISNRVLSQHMRYIKYSLYIILLICLFAFGFLWAVFYHK